One Leisingera sp. M658 genomic window carries:
- a CDS encoding RNA polymerase sigma factor, with amino-acid sequence MQTGRRDRADDLAQMTCLRALEKHAGYQPGTHLDRWLFRIAHRLWLNELRATAVRTGGGLVALEETEIPDQRVNTETNIFARQVFSKVGELPESQRVTVLLVYVEGFAYKEAAEILNIPIGTVMSRLAAARKKIAGELAETETGT; translated from the coding sequence ATGCAGACCGGGCGGCGTGACCGGGCGGACGATCTGGCGCAAATGACTTGCCTGCGGGCGTTGGAAAAACACGCAGGGTATCAGCCCGGCACGCATCTGGACCGTTGGCTGTTCCGGATCGCGCACCGGCTGTGGCTGAATGAGTTGCGGGCAACGGCCGTGCGCACAGGCGGCGGGCTGGTGGCGCTGGAAGAAACCGAGATTCCGGATCAGCGGGTAAACACGGAAACGAATATTTTTGCCCGTCAGGTGTTTTCAAAGGTAGGGGAGCTGCCTGAAAGCCAAAGGGTCACGGTTCTGCTCGTCTATGTCGAAGGCTTTGCCTACAAGGAGGCAGCGGAAATCCTGAATATCCCCATCGGCACGGTGATGAGCAGACTGGCGGCAGCCCGCAAGAAGATTGCGGGAGAGTTGGCGGAAACGGAGACGGGAACATGA
- a CDS encoding carbon-nitrogen hydrolase family protein, which produces MRTALLQMTSTDIPAENLETVKAMMAEAVRGGAGFVLTPEVTNCLSGSRTHQNGVLCHEEDDPTLAALRDEAAKHGIWVLLGSLGIKTHDGDGRFANRQFLISPQGEIKARYDKIHMFDVEVTPEETYRESDGYRPGTQAVVAETPFASIGMTICYDVRFPHLHRALAKGGAQIITAPAAFSYVTGAAHWHSLLRARAIETGCFVLAPAQTGKHPASRGPSRKTFGHSLAVAPWGEVLADAGQEPGVTYVDLDLETVAEARKRVPSLTHDREFDGP; this is translated from the coding sequence ATGCGCACAGCTCTGCTTCAGATGACATCCACCGACATCCCGGCTGAAAACCTGGAGACCGTGAAGGCGATGATGGCGGAGGCTGTGCGCGGCGGGGCGGGCTTTGTGCTGACGCCCGAAGTTACCAATTGCCTCTCCGGCAGCCGGACCCATCAGAACGGTGTCTTGTGTCACGAAGAGGATGACCCGACGCTGGCCGCCCTGCGTGACGAGGCGGCAAAACACGGCATTTGGGTGCTGCTGGGGTCGCTGGGCATCAAGACCCACGACGGTGACGGGCGCTTTGCCAACCGGCAGTTCCTGATCAGCCCGCAGGGTGAAATCAAGGCGCGCTACGACAAGATCCACATGTTCGATGTCGAGGTCACACCCGAGGAAACCTACCGCGAGTCCGATGGCTACCGCCCGGGCACCCAGGCGGTTGTGGCAGAGACGCCTTTTGCCAGTATCGGCATGACCATCTGTTATGATGTGCGTTTTCCGCATTTGCACCGGGCACTGGCCAAAGGCGGGGCGCAGATCATCACTGCGCCGGCGGCGTTTTCTTATGTCACCGGCGCCGCACATTGGCATTCGCTGCTGCGCGCCCGTGCAATTGAAACCGGCTGCTTTGTGCTGGCGCCTGCGCAGACTGGCAAACACCCGGCCTCCCGCGGGCCCAGCCGCAAAACCTTTGGCCATTCTCTGGCCGTAGCCCCCTGGGGCGAGGTGCTGGCCGATGCCGGTCAGGAACCAGGCGTGACTTACGTTGATCTCGACCTCGAAACAGTGGCAGAAGCGCGCAAACGCGTGCCTTCCCTGACCCACGACCGGGAGTTTGACGGACCCTGA
- the grxC gene encoding glutaredoxin 3, with protein MKTVEIYTSPLCGYCHAAKRLLNQKGVTFSEINVLAQPDRKAEMIQRANGGRTVPQIFIGETHVGGCDDLFALEQAGKLDPLLAA; from the coding sequence ATGAAAACCGTTGAAATCTACACCTCGCCTCTGTGCGGATACTGCCACGCCGCCAAGCGTCTGCTGAATCAGAAGGGTGTTACCTTTTCGGAAATCAACGTGCTGGCGCAGCCGGATCGCAAGGCAGAGATGATCCAGCGCGCCAATGGCGGCCGCACGGTGCCGCAGATCTTTATCGGCGAAACCCATGTCGGCGGCTGTGACGATCTTTTTGCGCTGGAACAGGCGGGCAAACTGGACCCGCTGCTGGCGGCCTGA
- a CDS encoding ABC transporter substrate-binding protein has product MTRIDRRALFTSGAAAALLAAAGGAVNASPKAGGALRLAVPRDGGLLEQAARYAVYDTLTEIAPEGLLRGELATGWHSTPDAKTWTFDLRAGVDFHDGSLLTAEDAAASLSAQGITGAEVRAVTALGNLQLLVELAQPNPHLPYLLAGADLMIAPAGELPAPLSAAIGTGCYKVERAREGRHFRASRVSKHYKSGIAGWAETVEIIVIPDAAVRAEALRDGYVDVAALPEPRGLLKRGEFLYHPSSSNMALAARHNVGIPRKVGQRSPLDDGRIAERWWMA; this is encoded by the coding sequence ATGACGCGCATTGACCGCCGCGCGCTGTTCACCTCGGGTGCTGCTGCAGCCCTGCTGGCGGCGGCTGGCGGAGCCGTAAATGCATCGCCCAAGGCCGGTGGCGCGCTGCGTCTTGCGGTTCCCCGCGACGGCGGGCTTTTGGAACAGGCCGCACGTTACGCGGTCTATGACACGCTGACAGAAATTGCGCCTGAGGGTTTGCTGCGCGGAGAATTGGCTACAGGCTGGCATTCGACGCCGGACGCCAAAACCTGGACCTTTGATTTGCGTGCAGGCGTGGATTTTCATGACGGCTCACTGCTGACAGCAGAGGATGCAGCCGCGTCGCTTTCGGCGCAGGGCATTACCGGGGCTGAAGTACGCGCGGTCACTGCGCTGGGCAACCTGCAATTGCTGGTGGAATTGGCGCAGCCCAATCCGCATTTGCCCTACCTTTTGGCTGGTGCCGATCTGATGATTGCACCCGCTGGTGAACTGCCAGCACCGCTGTCGGCTGCGATTGGCACGGGGTGCTACAAGGTGGAACGAGCCCGGGAAGGCCGCCATTTCCGCGCGTCCCGAGTTTCAAAACATTACAAATCCGGCATCGCGGGCTGGGCTGAGACAGTAGAGATTATTGTGATCCCTGACGCCGCAGTCCGTGCCGAAGCTTTGCGGGACGGGTACGTTGATGTCGCGGCATTGCCGGAACCGCGCGGCCTGCTGAAGCGCGGGGAATTCCTGTATCATCCGTCTTCCAGCAATATGGCTTTGGCCGCCCGCCACAATGTCGGCATTCCGCGGAAAGTGGGTCAGCGCTCACCGCTTGACGATGGCCGCATCGCCGAGCGCTGGTGGATGGCCTGA
- the pip gene encoding prolyl aminopeptidase, which yields MDRYPDQKRAVHYLYPPVEPFDQRMIDAGQGHNIYAEQSGNPNGIPVIVCHGGPGGGSSPAMRRYFDPHVYRIILFDQRGCGRSRPYASCEDNTTWHLVADMELIRRQLGIESWILFGGSWGATLALIYAQTHPSRVQQIILRGVFLMTKAELDWFYGGGAGKFWPETWVKFVSLIPDAERSDMIAAYHKRLFSGDLDEEVRYGRAWSAWENALASVHSNGQSGESPGDYARAFARLENHYFINSGFLDYDGQILANMDRISHIPGVIVQGRYDMICPPSSAWRLNELWPNAELKMVRNAGHALSEPGISAELVRAMDRIAGELVP from the coding sequence ATGGATAGATACCCGGACCAAAAGCGCGCTGTGCATTATCTTTATCCGCCGGTCGAGCCTTTTGACCAGCGCATGATCGACGCAGGCCAGGGCCACAATATATATGCTGAACAAAGCGGCAATCCCAATGGCATTCCCGTGATTGTGTGCCATGGCGGCCCCGGCGGCGGCAGCAGTCCGGCGATGCGGCGGTATTTCGATCCGCATGTGTATCGAATCATCCTGTTCGATCAGCGCGGCTGCGGCCGCTCGCGCCCCTATGCGTCCTGCGAGGACAACACCACCTGGCATCTGGTTGCCGATATGGAACTGATTCGTCGCCAGCTGGGCATCGAGTCCTGGATTCTGTTCGGCGGCAGCTGGGGAGCGACACTGGCGTTGATTTACGCCCAGACCCACCCCAGCCGGGTCCAGCAGATTATCCTGCGCGGCGTGTTCCTGATGACCAAGGCTGAGCTGGATTGGTTCTATGGCGGCGGTGCCGGCAAGTTCTGGCCCGAAACCTGGGTCAAATTTGTCTCGCTGATCCCCGATGCGGAGCGCAGCGACATGATCGCCGCCTATCACAAGCGGCTGTTTTCCGGCGATCTGGATGAAGAAGTACGCTATGGCCGGGCCTGGTCCGCCTGGGAAAATGCGCTGGCGTCGGTGCATTCCAACGGCCAGAGCGGCGAAAGCCCGGGCGATTATGCACGTGCCTTTGCCCGGTTGGAGAACCACTATTTCATCAATAGCGGTTTCCTCGATTACGACGGCCAGATCCTCGCCAATATGGACCGGATCTCTCATATCCCCGGCGTTATTGTGCAGGGGCGTTACGATATGATTTGCCCGCCGTCTTCGGCTTGGCGCTTGAATGAGCTGTGGCCAAATGCGGAGTTGAAGATGGTGCGCAATGCCGGCCATGCTTTGTCGGAGCCGGGAATCAGCGCAGAGCTGGTGCGGGCGATGGACCGGATTGCAGGAGAGCTTGTGCCATGA
- a CDS encoding anti-sigma factor: MNEAQAAFTDEELTAYLDGEADAELRSRVELVLTTDAALAQRLQTLDLPVAALRDVFSAAALGAPQMPEGLIPASRPARAPLRLVAGMAMAFGLGVLSTYMLQPGPQPQTAPGWKAVVASYQSLYITDTVANGSQPAEVTAEVLDGFSSRQGVDLSPAQTVEGLEFKRAQLLGFKGKPLLQMAYLGPDGVPVAFCIIRSSGADKAMQSEVLAGMAAASWVSDGIGYLVIGGQDQSFVDGVAADLQGKLG, from the coding sequence ATGAATGAAGCGCAAGCGGCATTCACCGATGAAGAGCTGACTGCCTACCTGGATGGCGAGGCAGACGCGGAACTGCGCAGCCGGGTCGAGCTTGTGCTGACTACGGATGCGGCTTTGGCGCAGCGTCTGCAGACGTTGGATCTGCCGGTGGCTGCGTTGCGGGATGTCTTTTCTGCCGCGGCGCTGGGTGCCCCGCAGATGCCGGAAGGGCTGATTCCCGCATCCCGCCCCGCCCGTGCGCCGCTGCGGCTGGTTGCCGGAATGGCGATGGCTTTTGGCCTAGGTGTTCTTTCCACCTATATGCTGCAGCCGGGGCCCCAGCCGCAAACGGCGCCGGGATGGAAGGCGGTCGTGGCATCTTATCAGTCGCTCTATATCACCGACACAGTGGCGAATGGCAGTCAGCCGGCCGAAGTGACAGCCGAAGTTCTGGATGGATTCAGCAGCCGCCAGGGCGTGGACTTGTCTCCTGCTCAAACTGTCGAAGGGCTGGAATTCAAACGCGCCCAGTTGCTTGGCTTCAAAGGCAAGCCCCTATTGCAAATGGCTTATCTTGGTCCGGACGGCGTGCCGGTGGCCTTCTGTATCATTCGGTCCTCTGGCGCCGATAAGGCGATGCAAAGCGAGGTTTTGGCTGGCATGGCCGCTGCCTCATGGGTCAGTGATGGCATCGGTTATCTGGTGATTGGCGGTCAGGATCAGAGCTTTGTGGATGGGGTTGCCGCGGATCTTCAAGGCAAGCTGGGGTAG
- a CDS encoding MarR family winged helix-turn-helix transcriptional regulator, with the protein MDETHSLAVSLFSEILMADQLARSRLSKVLPKGMELSHFSVLNHLARAGLERSPAQLAKAFHVTRGAMTNTLGKLEVAGYIHVRPDWDDARRKMVAISPAGKQARDAALAGIIPVISEVVGELGSDRVRATLPILRELRGKLEESG; encoded by the coding sequence ATGGATGAGACACATTCCCTGGCGGTATCGCTGTTCAGCGAGATTCTGATGGCTGACCAGCTGGCCCGGTCACGTCTCAGCAAAGTGCTGCCCAAAGGGATGGAGCTGTCGCATTTCTCGGTGCTGAACCACCTGGCCCGAGCCGGGCTGGAACGCTCGCCCGCGCAGCTGGCCAAGGCGTTTCACGTAACCCGCGGGGCTATGACCAACACCCTGGGCAAGCTGGAAGTTGCCGGATACATCCATGTCCGCCCGGATTGGGACGATGCGCGGCGCAAGATGGTGGCGATCAGCCCGGCCGGCAAACAGGCCCGGGATGCGGCACTGGCCGGAATCATTCCGGTGATTTCAGAGGTTGTGGGTGAATTGGGCAGCGATCGGGTCCGGGCGACCTTGCCTATTCTGCGCGAGCTGCGCGGTAAACTGGAAGAGAGCGGCTGA
- a CDS encoding methyltransferase domain-containing protein encodes MTQAPAQLFDRRTLAARRARRRADALFLHQMARDEAEDRLNLVNRSFTTPAIVCPFPEVWEGFLPGAAVVPDDDVLALEEGAHDVVIHAMCLHWANDPVGQLIQCRRALKEDGLLLVILLGGQTLHELRAAMAEAETMVLGGLSPRVAPMGEIRDLGGLLQRAGFALPVADLVPLTAEYRDLTHLIHDLRGMGETNALAQRLKHPAPRTLFQLADHIYREHFATADGRLPATFELVCLTGWSPSDSQQKPLRPGSARMRLADALKVPESKFKP; translated from the coding sequence ATGACACAAGCACCCGCACAGCTTTTTGACCGCCGCACCCTGGCAGCCCGCCGCGCACGCCGGCGCGCGGATGCGTTGTTCCTGCACCAAATGGCGCGGGATGAGGCCGAGGATCGCCTGAATCTGGTTAACAGATCCTTTACCACGCCCGCTATTGTCTGCCCTTTCCCGGAAGTCTGGGAGGGGTTTCTGCCTGGCGCAGCTGTGGTGCCGGATGACGATGTCCTGGCTTTGGAAGAAGGTGCGCATGATGTGGTGATCCACGCCATGTGCCTGCATTGGGCCAATGACCCGGTTGGCCAGCTGATCCAATGCCGCCGTGCCCTGAAGGAAGACGGGCTTCTGCTGGTCATCCTGCTGGGCGGCCAAACCCTGCACGAACTGCGCGCCGCCATGGCTGAAGCCGAAACCATGGTGTTGGGCGGGCTGTCGCCCCGCGTCGCGCCCATGGGGGAAATCCGCGACCTGGGCGGTTTGCTGCAGCGGGCAGGTTTTGCCCTGCCGGTAGCGGACTTGGTACCGCTGACTGCCGAATACCGTGATCTGACCCACCTGATCCACGATCTGCGCGGCATGGGAGAGACCAACGCCCTCGCCCAGCGCCTGAAGCACCCGGCTCCGCGAACCCTGTTCCAGCTGGCCGATCACATCTACCGCGAGCATTTCGCAACTGCTGACGGCCGGCTGCCAGCGACATTTGAGCTGGTCTGCCTTACCGGCTGGTCGCCGTCGGACAGCCAGCAGAAACCCTTGCGCCCCGGCTCCGCTCGGATGCGCCTGGCCGATGCGCTGAAGGTGCCGGAATCCAAGTTCAAACCCTGA
- a CDS encoding c-type cytochrome produces MLNSLFRGVSVAALIFAGQAALSADWVLDGASSKLAFGSVKKDTVGEVHSFEELTGSVSKDGTVTVAISLPSVETFIDIRNERMIDLVFNGEAQATLTAKVDIAALEALPAGGTMVSDVEGKLSLLGRDIPVETEMFVARLSDRKVMVTTNDLLFLGVEDAGLTKGVDILQELAKLSGITRTVPVTARFVFEAGSDTAQASPAAQETEVALSGDPAKGKKVFRKCQACHSFEEGKNGTGPSLHGIIGAGSAAADGFKYSGAFQDANLTWSEDQLAAFLSDPKSVVPGNRMGFKGLKKDDDVQNVIAYIRQES; encoded by the coding sequence ATGCTCAACTCACTGTTTCGTGGCGTTTCTGTTGCAGCGCTGATTTTTGCGGGTCAAGCCGCGCTGTCGGCAGACTGGGTGCTGGACGGCGCAAGCTCCAAGCTCGCCTTTGGCTCAGTTAAAAAAGACACGGTGGGCGAGGTGCACAGCTTTGAAGAGCTGACCGGCAGCGTAAGCAAGGACGGCACTGTCACTGTGGCAATTTCGCTGCCATCGGTGGAGACCTTCATTGATATCCGCAATGAACGGATGATTGATCTTGTGTTCAATGGCGAGGCTCAGGCAACGCTAACGGCCAAGGTCGACATCGCTGCGCTGGAGGCGCTGCCAGCGGGTGGTACAATGGTTTCGGATGTGGAAGGCAAGCTGAGCCTGCTGGGGCGCGATATTCCTGTGGAAACGGAAATGTTTGTGGCCCGCCTGTCTGACCGGAAGGTCATGGTCACCACCAATGATCTGCTGTTTCTGGGTGTCGAGGACGCGGGCCTGACCAAAGGCGTTGATATCCTGCAAGAGCTTGCGAAACTCTCCGGCATTACCCGCACCGTCCCGGTTACCGCCCGGTTTGTGTTTGAAGCTGGTAGCGACACCGCCCAGGCGTCCCCTGCAGCACAGGAGACAGAGGTGGCGCTGTCAGGCGATCCGGCCAAAGGCAAGAAAGTCTTCCGCAAGTGCCAGGCCTGCCACAGCTTTGAAGAAGGTAAAAACGGCACCGGCCCCAGCCTGCACGGTATCATCGGTGCTGGTTCCGCCGCGGCCGATGGCTTTAAATACTCAGGCGCCTTTCAGGACGCCAACCTGACCTGGAGCGAAGACCAGCTCGCGGCTTTTCTTTCAGATCCCAAGAGTGTGGTGCCCGGCAACCGCATGGGGTTCAAAGGTTTGAAGAAAGATGACGATGTCCAGAACGTTATAGCCTACATCCGTCAGGAAAGCTGA
- a CDS encoding ComF family protein, giving the protein MLLTRIQTAVSLIYPSQCMGCGGLVGSDFGLCGSCWAEMHFISGTVCEGCGAPLPGEADGFRLECDSCLRHPRPWSQGRSALLYEGRGRKLVLALKHGDRTEIAHMASGWLERAVQPMLAENPLICPVPLHWTRLLKRKYNQSALLAEAVAARIGLEHCPDLLRRFRRTPALEGKTRDQRFQHLGAAIATHPGREGRIKGRTVLIVDDVMTSGATLSACTDACLQAGAAEVRVAVLARVTQA; this is encoded by the coding sequence ATGCTGCTGACCAGGATTCAAACTGCTGTTTCGCTGATCTATCCGTCGCAATGCATGGGCTGCGGGGGGCTGGTTGGCAGCGACTTTGGCCTGTGCGGTTCTTGCTGGGCCGAAATGCATTTCATCAGCGGCACGGTCTGCGAGGGCTGCGGCGCTCCGCTGCCGGGGGAGGCGGATGGCTTTCGGCTGGAATGCGACAGCTGCCTGCGCCATCCGCGTCCTTGGAGCCAAGGGCGATCTGCGCTGCTCTATGAGGGGCGGGGCCGCAAGCTGGTTCTGGCTTTGAAACACGGGGACCGGACGGAAATTGCACATATGGCCTCTGGATGGCTGGAGCGGGCCGTGCAGCCGATGCTGGCAGAGAATCCTCTGATATGCCCGGTGCCGCTGCATTGGACCCGGCTGCTGAAGCGTAAGTATAATCAATCCGCCTTGCTAGCTGAAGCAGTGGCGGCCCGGATTGGCCTGGAGCATTGCCCGGATCTGCTGCGCAGATTCCGGCGGACCCCCGCACTGGAAGGCAAGACACGGGACCAGCGTTTTCAGCATTTGGGTGCAGCAATTGCAACCCACCCGGGCCGGGAGGGGCGGATCAAAGGGCGCACGGTTCTGATCGTGGATGACGTGATGACCTCCGGTGCCACTCTCAGCGCTTGCACTGATGCCTGCCTGCAGGCCGGTGCGGCGGAGGTGCGGGTGGCGGTGCTGGCCCGGGTCACGCAAGCGTGA
- the ubiG gene encoding bifunctional 2-polyprenyl-6-hydroxyphenol methylase/3-demethylubiquinol 3-O-methyltransferase UbiG — protein MQAPQSTVDPAEIAKFEAMAAEWWDPNGKFKPLHMLNPCRLDYITRQIAGEFGRDLTSQYPFKGLRLLDIGCGGGLLSEPMARLGATVVGADAAEGNLPVARIHAEQSGLEIDYRHTTAEALAAAGEQFDVVLNMEVVEHVADPQSYLTATRTLLKPGGLEICSTINRNPKSFAMAIVGAEVIMRWLPRGTHEWSKFITPDELYELLRNAGLKPVDRKGFVFNPITWNWSVSERDLSVNYVTASIKPG, from the coding sequence ATGCAAGCGCCTCAATCCACGGTCGACCCTGCGGAAATTGCCAAATTCGAAGCAATGGCGGCGGAGTGGTGGGATCCGAACGGCAAGTTCAAGCCTTTACACATGCTGAACCCGTGCCGGCTGGACTATATTACCCGTCAGATCGCCGGGGAATTTGGCCGCGACCTGACGTCACAGTACCCTTTCAAAGGGCTGCGGCTGCTGGATATCGGCTGCGGCGGCGGACTGCTGAGCGAGCCGATGGCGCGGTTGGGTGCAACAGTTGTGGGCGCCGATGCGGCAGAAGGCAACCTGCCGGTTGCCCGCATTCATGCCGAACAATCGGGCTTGGAAATCGACTACCGCCACACCACCGCCGAGGCACTGGCTGCTGCCGGTGAACAATTCGACGTTGTGCTGAACATGGAAGTGGTCGAGCATGTGGCCGATCCGCAAAGCTACCTCACCGCTACCCGTACACTGCTGAAGCCCGGCGGGCTGGAAATATGCTCCACCATCAACCGCAACCCAAAAAGCTTTGCAATGGCGATTGTCGGAGCCGAGGTGATCATGCGCTGGCTGCCGCGCGGCACTCATGAGTGGTCCAAGTTCATAACCCCGGATGAACTCTACGAACTGCTGCGTAATGCCGGTCTGAAGCCTGTTGACCGTAAGGGGTTCGTATTCAATCCGATCACCTGGAACTGGTCCGTATCCGAACGGGATCTGTCGGTAAACTATGTGACCGCCAGCATAAAACCTGGCTAA
- the hemH gene encoding ferrochelatase, with product MLDAARTAKCPAHAPADHPKIPAEKAGILLANLGTPDDYSYWPMRRYLNEFLSDKRVIDYPSWKWQPLLQLIILAKRPFSSGAAYKSIWNHDKGESPLMTITKDQTTKMAAAMKARYGDQVMVDFCMRYGNPSTKSKVREMVAAGCRKILFVPLYPQYAGATSGTANDQFFRALMDEPWQPAARTIEPYFDQPAYIDALARSVEEAYAKAEKRPDILVVSYHGMPKRYLMQGDPYHCQCQKTTRLLKERLGWDDTRITTTFQSVFGPEEWLKPYTVDHVATLAKEGKKNIAVIAPAFSADCIETLEEINEEIRESFEHAGGEDFLYIPCLNDDDDHVAALAGVIEQNLQGWLD from the coding sequence ATGCTGGACGCCGCCCGGACCGCCAAATGCCCTGCCCACGCCCCTGCCGATCACCCAAAGATCCCGGCAGAGAAAGCCGGCATCCTGCTGGCCAACCTCGGCACGCCGGATGATTATTCGTACTGGCCGATGCGCCGTTACTTGAACGAATTCCTGTCTGACAAGCGGGTGATCGACTACCCATCGTGGAAGTGGCAGCCGCTTTTGCAGTTGATCATCCTGGCCAAACGCCCGTTCTCTTCGGGCGCCGCTTACAAATCGATCTGGAACCACGACAAGGGTGAAAGCCCTTTGATGACCATCACCAAGGACCAGACAACCAAGATGGCGGCGGCGATGAAGGCACGCTATGGCGATCAGGTGATGGTCGATTTCTGCATGCGTTATGGCAATCCCTCGACCAAATCCAAGGTGCGGGAAATGGTTGCGGCCGGCTGCCGGAAAATCCTGTTTGTGCCGCTGTATCCGCAATACGCCGGCGCCACCTCAGGCACCGCCAACGACCAGTTCTTCCGTGCGCTGATGGACGAACCCTGGCAGCCCGCCGCCCGCACGATCGAACCCTATTTCGACCAGCCCGCCTATATCGACGCTTTGGCGCGATCGGTGGAAGAGGCCTATGCCAAAGCTGAAAAGCGCCCGGATATCCTGGTGGTCTCCTATCATGGCATGCCGAAGCGCTACCTGATGCAAGGCGACCCGTACCACTGCCAGTGCCAAAAAACGACACGCCTGCTGAAAGAGCGGCTGGGCTGGGACGACACCCGGATCACAACCACTTTCCAATCTGTGTTTGGACCCGAGGAATGGCTGAAACCTTACACGGTGGATCACGTCGCAACGCTTGCCAAAGAAGGCAAAAAGAACATCGCGGTGATCGCACCGGCCTTCTCGGCGGACTGCATCGAGACGCTGGAAGAGATCAACGAAGAGATCCGTGAGAGCTTTGAGCACGCGGGCGGCGAGGACTTCCTTTATATCCCTTGCCTCAACGATGATGACGATCACGTTGCGGCACTGGCCGGTGTGATTGAGCAGAATCTGCAAGGCTGGCTGGACTAA